The following are encoded in a window of Impatiens glandulifera chromosome 5, dImpGla2.1, whole genome shotgun sequence genomic DNA:
- the LOC124939371 gene encoding cocosin 1-like: protein MALLSLSIYLLLLLQICTADIFSPQQQQWKNFAGPQRHRLQARTSCDIDRISAREPNRRIQAEAGETHVWDLENDEFRCAGFVAIRQIIQSRGLLLPSYTNVPQIFYVIRGCVETFESGRHFASFGEEKERFSSDRHQKVREIRQGDVFAVLPGMTTWAFNDGENSLEIVSLLDLGNNANQLDLRIRKFFLAGKSFSHDEEKRRGEECRGDQCQEAGDRAFSREEE from the exons ATGGCATTGCTTTCTCTAAGCatctatcttcttcttctgctcCAAATCTGCACTGCCGACATATTCAGCCCGCAGCAGCAACAATGGAAGAACTTCGCCGGCCCGCAGCGTCACCGTCTCCAGGCAAGAACTAGCTGCGACATCGACCGAATCAGCGCCCGCGAACCAAACCGTCGGATCCAGGCTGAGGCCGGTGAAACCCATGTCTGGGATCTTGAAAACGATGAGTTTCGATGTGCTGGTTTTGTCGCAATCAGACAGATTATTCAGTCACGTGGCCTACTATTGCCTTCTTACACTAATGTACCTCAAATCTTTTATGTCATACGag GCTGCGTTGAGACATTCGAATCAGGTAGACATTTTGCTAGTTTTGGAGAGGAGAAGGAGAGGTTTTCGTCGGACAGGCATCAGAAGGTTCGAGAAATTCGACAAGGCGATGTCTTTGCAGTCTTACCTGGTATGACAACATGGGCATTTAACGACGGAGAGAACTCTCTCGAGATTGTTTCGCTTCTCGATCTTGGAAACAATGCCAACCAGCTCGATCTCCGAATTAGA AAATTCTTCTTGGCTGGAAAATCATTCTCCCACGACGAGGAAAAACGAAGAGGAGAGGAATGCCGTGGAGACCAATGCCAAGAAGCCGGAGATAGGGCATTTTCACGTGAAGAAGAATAG
- the LOC124939372 gene encoding 13S globulin basic chain-like has translation MSPFRLSILESELSELWTNTFFATKGLTVWVLTRKAPTERIPEENQGIDNQFLADLFNVDLDTASKLGGENDNRGHIVRVEKNFEVVCPKYQGEEQERRKDNGMEETICTMKMRQNINNPALADVYNPRGGHITTFNSHSFPILNSVRLSAERVVLYRNAILAPHWTMNAHSMIYILRGSGRIQIVGSKGTVFDENVQEGQIVVVPQNFASIKKASDDGLEWIAFKTSANAISSPLTGRLSVFRGMPVEVLMNSYGISREEARNLKFNQREVKVFGPGSKSSRSDRD, from the exons ATGTCACCTTTTAGGTTGTCGATATTAGAAAGTGAACTGTCTGAGTTGTGGACAAATACGTTCTTTGCGACGAAGGGTCTGACGGTATGGGTGTTAACGAGGAAGGCACCGACGGAAAGGATCCCCGAGGAGAATCA GGGAATCGATAACCAATTTTTAGCTGATCTATTCAACGTGGATCTTGACACCGCGAGTAAGCTAGGCGGAGAGAACGACAACAGAGGTCATATCGTCCGAGTGGAGAAAAACTTCGAGGTGGTGTGCCCTAAGTACCAAggagaagaacaagaaagaagaaaagacAATGGCATGGAAGAAACCATTTGCACCATGAAGATGAGGCAAAACATCAATAATCCCGCTCTTGCTGACGTGTACAACCCACGAGGCGGACACATCACCACTTTCAATTCTCATAGTTTCCCAATTCTCAACTCGGTTCGGCTCAGCGCTGAGAGAGTCGTTCTCTACCGG aacGCGATCTTGGCTCCACACTGGACAATGAACGCTCACAGCATGATCTACATCCTCCGAGGAAGCGGTAGAATACAAATTGTGGGAAGCAAGGGAACCGTGTTCGATGAAAACGTTCAAGAAGGACAGATAGTTGTCGTGCCACAAAACTTTGCATCGATCAAGAAGGCTAGCGATGACGGTTTGGAATGGATCGCTTTCAAGACGAGCGCGAATGCAATAAGCAGCCCATTAACTGGGAGGTTGTCGGTCTTCCGAGGGATGCCAGTGGAAGTGCTGATGAACTCATATGGAATCTCGAGGGAGGAAGCGAGGAACTT